The Sandaracinaceae bacterium genome includes a window with the following:
- the dps gene encoding DNA starvation/stationary phase protection protein Dps, producing MATRFPSHVNLNDDVRAALIEHLNDTLATSIDLTYQVKQAHWNIKGPWFFARHELFDKLAGNLREWTDDIAERASTLGGYAKGTVRMAASGSKLGEYDESVIDGKQHIRALVDRYTIFTRQLRDGISAAQEKEDVVTEDLLTEVARGAELDMWFLESHIGV from the coding sequence ATGGCTACCCGTTTTCCCAGTCACGTGAACCTGAACGACGATGTGCGCGCGGCGCTGATCGAGCATCTGAACGACACGCTCGCCACGAGCATCGACCTGACCTACCAGGTCAAGCAGGCGCACTGGAACATCAAGGGCCCCTGGTTCTTCGCGCGGCACGAGCTCTTCGACAAGCTCGCTGGCAACCTTCGCGAGTGGACCGACGACATCGCCGAGCGCGCGAGCACGCTCGGGGGCTACGCGAAGGGCACCGTCCGCATGGCCGCGAGCGGCTCGAAGCTCGGCGAGTACGACGAGAGCGTCATCGACGGCAAGCAGCACATCCGCGCCCTCGTCGACCGCTACACGATCTTCACGCGCCAGCTGCGTGACGGCATCAGCGCCGCGCAGGAGAAGGAAGACGTCGTGACGGAGGATCTCCTGACGGAGGTCGCGCGCGGCGCGGAGCTCGACATGTGGTTCCTGGAGAGCCACATCGGCGTCTGA
- the rplA gene encoding 50S ribosomal protein L1, whose translation MQTGRRRKEPVGKVDRARLYALEEACALVKEASFAKFDESVDLAVRLGVNPKHADQMVRGATVLPHGIGKTVRVLVFAKGEKATEAQAAGADFVGADDMVQKVQDGWLDFDTVVATPDMMGQVGRLGRVLGPRGLMPNPKVGTVTFDVTKAISDVKAGKVEFRVERAGIVHAPVGKRSFESDKLRENAKALLDALLRAKPASAKGTYLRSITLSSTMGPGIKIDPATVEA comes from the coding sequence ATGCAGACAGGTAGAAGGCGAAAGGAGCCGGTCGGCAAAGTCGATCGCGCCCGCCTCTACGCGCTCGAGGAAGCCTGCGCGCTCGTGAAGGAGGCGTCATTCGCCAAATTCGACGAGAGCGTGGACCTCGCGGTTCGTCTGGGCGTCAATCCAAAGCACGCCGATCAGATGGTCCGCGGCGCGACGGTCCTGCCTCACGGCATCGGAAAGACCGTCCGCGTCCTCGTGTTCGCGAAGGGCGAGAAGGCCACCGAGGCGCAAGCCGCTGGTGCCGACTTCGTCGGAGCGGACGACATGGTCCAGAAGGTCCAGGATGGATGGCTCGACTTCGATACAGTCGTCGCCACGCCGGACATGATGGGTCAGGTCGGTCGTCTCGGACGCGTGCTCGGTCCCCGTGGCCTGATGCCCAACCCGAAGGTGGGCACCGTCACGTTCGACGTGACCAAGGCGATCAGCGACGTCAAGGCCGGTAAGGTCGAGTTCCGGGTGGAGCGTGCGGGCATCGTGCACGCGCCGGTCGGGAAGCGCTCCTTCGAGTCGGACAAGCTCCGCGAGAACGCCAAGGCGCTCCTCGACGCCCTCTTGCGTGCCAAGCCGGCATCTGCCAAGGGGACGTACCTCCGGAGCATCACGCTCAGCAGCACCATGGGGCCGGGGATCAAGATTGACCCCGCCACGGTCGAGGCCTGA
- the rplL gene encoding 50S ribosomal protein L7/L12 — protein MANMNLEQMVEELSSWSVMDVAGLVKALEDKWGVSAAPVAVAGGGGAAPPEAVEEQTEFTVELTDVGAKKINVIKAVREVTSLGLADAKNLVEAAPKAVKENVSKEEAEEIKKKLEEAGAKVTLK, from the coding sequence ATGGCGAACATGAATCTGGAGCAGATGGTCGAGGAGCTCAGCTCTTGGTCCGTCATGGATGTGGCTGGCCTGGTCAAGGCGCTCGAGGACAAGTGGGGCGTCTCCGCGGCGCCCGTCGCGGTCGCCGGTGGCGGCGGCGCGGCTCCTCCCGAGGCGGTCGAAGAGCAGACCGAGTTCACGGTCGAGCTGACCGACGTCGGCGCCAAGAAGATCAACGTGATCAAGGCGGTCCGTGAGGTCACGAGCCTCGGCCTGGCCGACGCGAAGAACCTCGTCGAGGCCGCTCCCAAGGCCGTCAAGGAGAACGTCTCCAAGGAAGAGGCCGAGGAGATCAAGAAGAAGCTCGAGGAGGCTGGCGCGAAGGTCACCCTCAAGTAG
- the rplJ gene encoding 50S ribosomal protein L10 has protein sequence MATRTEKAAVVDAVKQNFEKATAVVLVDYAGVDVPQITELRKRFREAGVEYKVVKNRLIKQALKGTSLETDDTINASLKGMTGVAWSYEDPSAAAKIIRNFRKEDEKNEVLEVKCGVMDESVLDAKQVETQLASLPGKDELRAMLLAQLLAPAQGLVRQLHAAGQNFAYLLDARRRQLEEQGG, from the coding sequence ATGGCAACGCGTACTGAAAAAGCCGCCGTCGTCGACGCGGTGAAGCAGAACTTCGAGAAGGCCACTGCGGTCGTGCTGGTGGACTACGCCGGCGTCGACGTCCCGCAGATCACGGAGCTGCGCAAGCGGTTCCGCGAGGCCGGTGTCGAGTACAAGGTGGTCAAGAACCGCCTCATCAAGCAGGCGCTCAAGGGCACCTCGCTCGAGACCGACGACACCATCAACGCGTCCCTGAAGGGGATGACCGGGGTGGCGTGGTCCTACGAGGACCCGTCCGCGGCCGCGAAGATCATCAGGAACTTCCGCAAGGAAGACGAGAAGAACGAGGTGCTCGAGGTCAAGTGCGGCGTCATGGACGAGAGCGTCCTCGATGCCAAGCAGGTCGAGACGCAGCTCGCATCCCTTCCCGGCAAGGATGAGCTCCGCGCCATGCTGCTCGCGCAGCTCCTGGCTCCCGCGCAGGGTTTGGTTCGCCAGCTCCACGCGGCCGGTCAGAACTTCGCGTACCTCCTGGACGCTCGCCGTCGCCAGCTCGAGGAGCAGGGCGGCTGA
- the rpoB gene encoding DNA-directed RNA polymerase subunit beta, with protein MASMVQTNFRIRHSFGKITQIIQIPNLIDIQKKSYEKFLQANVPPHERVDIGLQNVFKSVFPIRDFNGTSELMFVGYTLERPKYDVDECIQRGMTYAAPIKVTIQLIIYDTGGDSSEKTVRDIKEQEVYFGEIPLMTENGTFIINGTERVVVSQLHRSPGVFFDHDKGKTHSSGKLLYQARVIPYRGSWLDFEFDPKDLLYVRIDRRRKMHATVLLKALGYTTGELLKFYYDTETIFVDSPSKFSKSIEFDLLPGQRATRDIKVDGDIIVRKNRKFTRAAIRKLKNAGMDRLPMDPTEVIGKVSAEDVIDDETGEVLLGVNEEITEEKLEQIQGAGVDTFKVLFIDGLNVGSYLRDTLIADKVVTQDEAILEIYRRLRPGDPPTLETAKTLFHNLFFNPERYDLSRVGRLKLNYKFYRDEEEEKPDLDTTVLTPLDILHTVRHLIELKNGRGTTDDIDHLGNRRVRAVGELMENQYRIGLVRMERAIKERMSMSQEIETLMPHDLINAKPVSAVVKEYFGSSQLSQFMDQTNPLSEVTHKRRLSALGPGGLTRERAGFEVRDVHTTHYGRICPIETPEGPNIGLIASLSTYARVNEYGFVETPYRKVEEGQVSTDVRWYSALEEEGYYIAQANAEVDDDNKLVSNLVSARYNGDTVMVTNDQINLMDVSPNQLVSVAASLIPFLEHDDANRALMGSNMQRQAVPLVRTHAPIVGTGLEAKVARDSGVCILAKRDGVVDSVDATRIVVKAEGEAGAFPDIYRLNKFQRSNQSTSYTQKPVVRQGEKVKAGDVIADGPSCDMGELALGRNCVVAFMPWGGYNFEDSILLSERIAKEDIYTSVHIEEFECVARDTKLGKEEITRDIPNVGEEALKDLDDSGIVRIGAEVKSGDILVGKITPKGETQLSPEEKLLRAIFGEKAGDVRDTSLRVPPGVGGVVINARVFSRKGTEKDERAKEIEDQERAKLEKDMADEIKIIRESAYERVRKLLLGRTTNAKLVDDKGKVLLAKGAKIVANELDPIPKKYWKDIEVDKGQETIANILEQLEEQTQAIETLFQEKIAKLSKGDELPPGVIKMVKVYIAIKRKLQVGDKMAGRHGNKGVVSRILPEVDMPYLPDGTPVDICLNPLGVPSRMNVGQILETHLGWAGYLLGRQLNELMEEKGFAGEPLRKLLLEIYSTGDTRKIIEEMPVDELPAFVRKIHHGLQLATPVFDGAHESEIKKLLSLVGDTAREQEMSSPLYHLSSQTTGQTVLFDGRTGERFHKDVTVGIMYMLKLHHLVDDKIHARSIGPYSLVTQQPLGGKAQFGGQRLGEMEVWAMEAYGAAHALQEFLTVKSDDVQGRTRMYEAIVKGEYTLDAGLPESFNVLMKELQALCLNVELIESPRSLDALAAEEE; from the coding sequence ATGGCGTCGATGGTCCAGACCAACTTCCGCATTCGCCACAGCTTCGGGAAGATCACTCAGATCATTCAAATCCCGAACCTCATCGACATTCAGAAGAAGTCGTATGAGAAGTTCTTGCAGGCGAACGTGCCGCCGCACGAGCGTGTCGACATCGGGCTGCAGAACGTTTTCAAGAGCGTCTTCCCGATCCGTGACTTCAACGGCACGAGCGAGCTGATGTTCGTCGGCTACACGCTCGAGCGTCCGAAGTACGACGTCGACGAGTGCATCCAGCGCGGCATGACGTACGCCGCGCCGATCAAGGTGACGATCCAGCTCATCATCTACGACACGGGTGGTGACAGCTCGGAGAAGACCGTCCGCGACATCAAGGAGCAGGAGGTCTACTTCGGCGAGATCCCCCTGATGACGGAGAACGGCACCTTCATCATCAACGGCACCGAGCGCGTCGTCGTCAGCCAGCTGCACCGCAGCCCGGGCGTCTTCTTCGACCACGACAAGGGCAAGACCCACTCCTCGGGCAAGCTGCTCTACCAGGCGCGGGTCATCCCGTACCGCGGCTCGTGGCTCGACTTCGAGTTCGACCCGAAGGACCTGCTCTACGTCCGGATCGACCGCCGCCGGAAGATGCACGCCACCGTGCTCCTCAAGGCGCTCGGCTACACGACCGGTGAGCTGCTCAAGTTCTACTACGACACCGAGACGATCTTCGTCGACAGCCCGAGCAAGTTCTCGAAGTCGATCGAGTTCGACCTGCTCCCGGGTCAGCGCGCGACGCGCGACATCAAGGTCGACGGCGACATCATCGTCCGGAAGAACCGCAAGTTCACCCGCGCCGCCATCCGCAAGCTCAAGAACGCGGGCATGGACCGGCTGCCGATGGACCCGACCGAGGTCATCGGCAAGGTGAGCGCCGAGGACGTCATCGACGACGAGACCGGTGAGGTCCTCCTCGGAGTCAACGAGGAGATCACCGAGGAGAAGCTCGAGCAGATCCAGGGCGCCGGCGTCGACACCTTCAAGGTGCTCTTCATCGACGGTCTTAACGTCGGCAGCTACCTCCGCGACACGCTCATCGCCGACAAGGTGGTCACGCAGGATGAGGCGATCCTCGAGATCTACCGTCGGCTGCGCCCGGGCGATCCGCCCACGCTCGAGACGGCGAAGACCCTCTTCCACAACCTCTTCTTCAACCCCGAGCGCTACGACCTGTCGCGCGTCGGTCGGCTGAAGCTGAACTACAAGTTCTACCGCGACGAGGAAGAGGAGAAGCCGGATCTCGACACCACCGTCCTGACCCCGCTCGACATCCTCCACACCGTTCGTCACCTCATCGAGCTGAAGAACGGCCGCGGCACGACCGACGACATCGACCACCTCGGCAACCGCCGGGTGCGCGCCGTCGGCGAGCTCATGGAGAACCAGTACCGCATCGGCCTGGTTCGCATGGAGCGCGCGATCAAGGAGCGCATGAGCATGTCTCAGGAGATCGAGACGCTCATGCCGCACGACCTCATCAACGCGAAGCCCGTCTCCGCGGTGGTGAAGGAGTACTTCGGGAGCAGCCAGCTCTCGCAGTTCATGGACCAGACCAACCCGCTCTCCGAGGTCACGCACAAGCGTCGTCTCTCGGCGCTCGGGCCGGGCGGCCTGACGCGTGAGCGCGCGGGCTTCGAGGTCCGCGACGTGCACACCACCCACTACGGCCGCATCTGCCCCATCGAGACGCCGGAGGGTCCGAACATCGGCCTCATCGCGTCGCTCTCGACCTACGCGCGGGTGAACGAGTACGGCTTCGTCGAGACGCCGTACCGCAAGGTCGAAGAGGGCCAGGTCTCCACCGATGTGCGCTGGTACTCGGCGCTCGAGGAGGAGGGCTACTACATCGCGCAGGCGAACGCCGAGGTCGACGACGACAACAAGCTCGTCAGCAACCTCGTCAGCGCCCGCTACAACGGCGACACGGTCATGGTCACCAACGACCAGATCAACCTGATGGACGTGAGCCCGAACCAGCTCGTGTCGGTCGCGGCGTCGCTCATCCCGTTCCTCGAGCACGACGACGCGAACCGCGCGCTCATGGGCTCGAACATGCAGCGGCAGGCGGTGCCGCTCGTGCGGACGCACGCGCCGATCGTCGGCACCGGCCTCGAGGCCAAGGTGGCGCGCGACTCCGGCGTCTGCATCCTCGCGAAGCGGGACGGCGTGGTCGACTCGGTCGACGCGACGCGCATCGTGGTCAAGGCGGAGGGCGAGGCCGGGGCGTTCCCCGACATCTACCGCCTGAACAAGTTCCAGCGCAGCAACCAGAGCACCAGCTACACCCAGAAGCCGGTCGTCCGGCAGGGTGAGAAGGTCAAGGCGGGAGACGTCATCGCCGACGGCCCGAGCTGCGACATGGGCGAGCTCGCGCTCGGCCGGAACTGCGTCGTCGCCTTCATGCCGTGGGGTGGGTACAACTTCGAGGACTCCATCCTGCTCTCGGAGCGCATCGCGAAGGAGGACATCTACACCTCCGTGCACATCGAGGAGTTCGAGTGCGTCGCGCGCGACACCAAGCTCGGCAAGGAGGAGATCACCCGCGACATCCCGAACGTGGGTGAAGAGGCGCTCAAGGACCTCGACGACAGCGGCATCGTCCGCATCGGCGCCGAGGTGAAGAGCGGCGACATCCTGGTCGGCAAGATCACGCCGAAGGGCGAGACCCAGCTGTCCCCCGAGGAGAAGCTCCTTCGCGCCATCTTCGGCGAGAAGGCGGGCGACGTGCGCGACACCTCGCTGCGGGTCCCCCCGGGCGTCGGCGGCGTCGTGATCAACGCCCGCGTCTTCAGCCGCAAGGGCACCGAGAAGGACGAGCGCGCCAAGGAGATCGAAGACCAGGAGCGCGCGAAGCTCGAAAAGGACATGGCGGACGAGATCAAGATCATCCGCGAGTCCGCGTATGAGCGTGTCCGCAAGCTCCTCCTCGGTCGCACCACCAACGCCAAGCTGGTGGACGACAAGGGCAAGGTGCTCCTCGCCAAGGGCGCGAAGATCGTCGCCAACGAGCTCGACCCGATCCCGAAGAAGTACTGGAAGGACATCGAGGTCGACAAGGGTCAGGAGACCATCGCCAACATCCTGGAGCAGCTCGAGGAGCAGACCCAGGCCATCGAGACGCTCTTCCAGGAGAAGATCGCCAAGCTCAGCAAGGGCGACGAGCTTCCCCCGGGCGTCATCAAGATGGTGAAGGTCTACATCGCCATCAAGCGCAAGCTCCAGGTCGGCGACAAGATGGCTGGTCGCCACGGCAACAAGGGCGTCGTCTCGCGGATCCTCCCCGAGGTCGACATGCCCTACCTGCCCGACGGCACCCCGGTCGACATCTGCCTCAACCCGCTCGGCGTCCCCAGCCGGATGAACGTTGGGCAGATCCTCGAGACCCACCTCGGTTGGGCCGGATACCTGCTCGGCCGTCAGCTCAACGAGCTGATGGAAGAGAAGGGCTTCGCCGGTGAGCCGCTCCGCAAGCTCCTCCTCGAGATCTACAGCACGGGCGACACCCGGAAGATCATCGAAGAGATGCCGGTGGACGAGCTCCCCGCCTTCGTCCGCAAGATCCACCACGGTCTGCAGCTCGCGACGCCCGTCTTCGACGGCGCGCACGAGAGCGAGATCAAGAAGCTCCTCTCCCTCGTCGGCGACACCGCCCGCGAGCAGGAGATGAGCAGCCCGCTCTACCACCTGTCGTCCCAGACCACCGGTCAGACGGTGCTCTTCGACGGTCGGACCGGCGAGCGGTTCCACAAGGACGTCACCGTCGGCATCATGTACATGCTGAAGCTCCACCACCTCGTGGACGACAAGATCCACGCGCGGAGCATCGGCCCGTACTCGCTCGTCACCCAGCAGCCCCTCGGCGGCAAGGCCCAGTTCGGTGGCCAGCGCCTGGGTGAGATGGAGGTCTGGGCGATGGAGGCCTACGGTGCGGCCCACGCACTGCAGGAATTCTTGACGGTGAAGTCCGACGACGTACAAGGGCGGACCCGTATGTACGAGGCCATCGTGAAGGGCGAGTACACGCTCGACGCGGGGCTTCCGGAGAGCTTCAACGTGTTGATGAAAGAGCTCCAGGCGCTGTGCCTGAACGTCGAGCTCATCGAGAGCCCGCGGAGCCTAGACGCGCTCGCGGCGGAGGAGGAGTGA
- the rpoC gene encoding DNA-directed RNA polymerase subunit beta' — translation MKDIFSFFEKPKDPLSFSAIRISLASPEKIREWSHGEVKKPETINYRTFKPERDGLFCAKIFGPVKDYECICGKYKRMKHRGIVCEKCGVEVIQSKVRRERLGHITLATPVAHIWFMKSLPSRIGAVLDISLKDLERILYCESYVVLDPMDTPLERAEVLSEERYQELSDEFGWDAFKAGMGGEAILEMLRDVDVHGLAETLRTDMKEATSEAKRKKYAKRLKVVEAFKESGNRPEWMMLTVIPVLPPDLRPLVPLDGGRFATSDLNDLYRRVINRNNRLKRLIELNAPEIIIRNERRMLQEAVDALFDNGRRGKTITGPNKRPLKSLSDMLKGKQGRFRQNLLGKRVDYSGRSVIVVGPSLKLHQCGLPKKMALELFKPFIYNKLEERGYVTTIKSAKKLVEKEKPEVWDILEEVITEHPVMLNRAPTLHRLGIQAFEPVLIEGKAIRLHPLVCTAFNADFDGDQMAVHVPLSVEAQMEARVLMMSTNNILSPAHGRPIINPTQDIVLGLYYMTRQRPFAKGEMPADVPATADEAKWSKLKDADKQALREKMLKSVFSSPDEVRAAYDAGEVHLHAKIKVRADKDAPIGPDGKRPTGIFETTVGRVLVSEITPEEVPFELSNKVLDKKALSRLIDDCYRRSRNKATVLLADRLRNLGFEMSTQAGVSICMDDMTIPDSKKTILAQSQTDVETVVEQYQEGLITDGERYNKIVDIWAAASDQVAKELLDGIGVEDIEDPETGKTQETTSFNPIFMMADSGARGSNQQIRQLAGMRGLMAKPSGEIIETPITANFREGLTVLQYFISTHGARKGLADTALKTANSGYLTRRLVDVAQDAVVTEYDCGTLDGIEVTKLEEGGEVVQALGERILGRTALEDIYDPRDDETVLVAAGEEIDEAKMDVVEEAGIERVLIRSVLTCQTRRGICALCYGRDLARGYQVNMGEAVGVIAAQSIGEPGTQLTMRTFHIGGAAARGKIEQSSLENRFEGAVKLENAKTVTKKDGTTVIMNRHGLLKIVDDSGREKEMYNLVYGAFLKVKDGDKVERGTLLAEWDPYAIPILTEVPGVVSYGDIVDGVTMEEKLDEVTGLSRRVVIESRDAGARPRISIQDPKTGETKKTGVGENLARYFLPVGSNIIPADGQEVDAGEILGKIPRETTKTKDITGGLPRVAELFEARKPKDHAIVAEIDGTVSFGKDTKGKRKVIITPEIGEAREFLIAKGKHLTVKEGDYLRAGEALMDGPANPHDILKIKGEKALAFWLVNEIQQVYRLQGVSINDKHIETIVRMMLRRVRVKDPGDTNFLSDEQVEKAIFERENEKVIGKGGQPAIAEPLLLGITKASLSTESFLSGSAFQETTKVLTEASINGKVDELRGLKENVIMGRLLPAGTGLGAYDRLEMVVEDAAEASSSSRAAEAMAAASEE, via the coding sequence ATGAAGGACATTTTCAGCTTTTTCGAGAAGCCGAAGGATCCGCTCTCCTTCTCTGCGATCCGGATCTCGCTGGCGTCGCCCGAGAAGATCCGCGAGTGGTCGCACGGTGAGGTCAAGAAGCCGGAGACGATCAACTACCGGACCTTCAAGCCGGAGCGGGATGGCCTGTTCTGCGCGAAGATCTTCGGGCCGGTGAAGGACTACGAGTGCATCTGCGGCAAGTACAAGCGCATGAAGCACCGTGGGATCGTCTGCGAGAAGTGCGGCGTCGAGGTGATCCAGTCGAAGGTGCGTCGTGAGCGCCTCGGCCACATCACCCTGGCGACGCCCGTCGCGCACATCTGGTTCATGAAGAGCCTCCCGTCGCGCATCGGCGCGGTGCTGGACATCTCGCTCAAGGACCTCGAGCGCATCCTCTACTGCGAGAGCTACGTCGTCCTCGACCCGATGGACACGCCGCTCGAGCGCGCCGAGGTGCTCAGCGAGGAGCGCTACCAGGAGCTCTCCGACGAGTTCGGCTGGGACGCGTTCAAGGCCGGCATGGGCGGCGAGGCGATCCTCGAGATGCTCCGTGACGTCGACGTGCACGGTCTCGCCGAGACCCTGCGCACCGACATGAAGGAGGCGACGAGCGAGGCGAAGCGCAAGAAGTACGCGAAGCGCCTCAAGGTCGTCGAGGCCTTCAAGGAGAGCGGCAACCGCCCCGAGTGGATGATGCTGACGGTGATCCCGGTGCTGCCGCCGGATCTGCGTCCCCTCGTCCCCCTCGACGGTGGCCGGTTCGCGACGAGCGATCTCAACGATCTCTACCGCCGCGTCATCAACCGCAACAACCGCCTCAAGCGGCTCATCGAGCTGAACGCGCCGGAGATCATCATCCGGAACGAGCGGCGCATGCTGCAGGAGGCGGTCGACGCCCTCTTCGACAACGGCCGCCGTGGCAAGACGATCACGGGCCCGAACAAGCGCCCCCTGAAGTCGCTCAGCGACATGCTCAAGGGCAAGCAGGGCCGCTTCCGCCAGAACCTCCTCGGCAAGCGCGTCGACTACTCGGGCCGCTCGGTCATCGTGGTCGGGCCGTCGCTCAAGCTGCACCAGTGCGGCCTGCCGAAGAAGATGGCGCTCGAGCTCTTCAAGCCGTTTATCTACAACAAGCTCGAAGAGCGCGGCTACGTCACGACGATCAAGAGCGCGAAGAAGCTCGTCGAGAAGGAGAAGCCCGAGGTCTGGGACATCCTGGAAGAGGTCATCACCGAGCACCCGGTGATGCTCAACCGGGCGCCGACGCTCCACCGCCTCGGCATCCAGGCCTTCGAGCCGGTGCTCATCGAGGGGAAGGCCATCCGGCTTCACCCGCTCGTCTGCACCGCCTTCAACGCCGACTTCGACGGTGACCAGATGGCGGTCCACGTGCCGCTCTCGGTCGAGGCGCAGATGGAGGCGCGCGTGCTCATGATGAGCACGAACAACATCCTCTCGCCCGCGCACGGTCGCCCGATCATCAACCCGACGCAGGACATCGTCCTCGGGCTCTACTACATGACGCGTCAGCGCCCCTTCGCGAAGGGGGAGATGCCGGCCGACGTGCCCGCGACGGCCGACGAAGCGAAGTGGAGCAAGCTCAAGGACGCGGATAAGCAGGCCCTCCGCGAGAAGATGCTCAAGAGCGTCTTCTCCAGCCCCGACGAGGTCCGCGCGGCCTACGACGCGGGTGAGGTCCACTTGCACGCGAAGATCAAGGTGCGCGCGGACAAGGACGCGCCCATCGGCCCGGACGGCAAGCGCCCGACGGGGATCTTCGAGACCACGGTCGGCCGGGTGCTCGTCAGCGAGATCACCCCGGAAGAGGTGCCCTTCGAGCTGAGCAACAAGGTGCTCGACAAGAAGGCGCTCAGCCGGCTGATCGACGACTGCTACCGGCGCAGCCGGAACAAGGCGACGGTCCTGCTGGCCGACCGGCTGCGGAACCTCGGCTTCGAGATGTCGACCCAGGCGGGTGTCTCCATCTGCATGGACGACATGACCATCCCGGACAGCAAGAAGACGATCCTCGCGCAGTCGCAGACCGACGTGGAGACCGTGGTCGAGCAGTACCAGGAAGGTCTGATCACCGACGGCGAGCGCTACAACAAGATCGTCGACATCTGGGCGGCGGCGTCCGACCAGGTCGCGAAGGAGCTGCTCGACGGCATCGGTGTCGAGGACATCGAGGATCCGGAGACGGGCAAGACGCAGGAGACCACCTCCTTCAACCCGATCTTCATGATGGCCGACTCCGGCGCTCGTGGCTCGAACCAGCAGATCCGTCAGCTGGCCGGGATGCGGGGCCTGATGGCCAAGCCGAGCGGTGAGATCATCGAGACGCCCATCACGGCGAACTTCCGTGAGGGTCTGACGGTCCTGCAGTACTTCATCTCCACGCACGGCGCGCGGAAGGGTCTGGCCGACACCGCCCTCAAGACGGCGAACTCGGGTTACCTGACCCGTCGTCTCGTCGACGTCGCGCAGGACGCGGTCGTCACCGAGTACGACTGCGGCACGCTCGACGGCATCGAGGTCACGAAGCTCGAGGAGGGCGGCGAAGTCGTCCAGGCGCTCGGTGAGCGCATCCTCGGTCGGACGGCCCTCGAGGACATCTACGACCCGCGCGACGACGAGACCGTTCTCGTGGCCGCCGGCGAGGAGATCGACGAGGCGAAGATGGACGTGGTCGAAGAGGCCGGCATCGAGCGGGTCCTCATCCGCTCCGTGCTGACCTGCCAGACCCGTCGCGGCATCTGCGCCCTCTGCTACGGCCGTGACCTCGCGCGTGGCTACCAGGTGAACATGGGTGAGGCGGTCGGCGTGATCGCGGCCCAGTCCATCGGCGAGCCCGGCACGCAGCTGACGATGCGGACCTTCCACATCGGTGGCGCGGCCGCGCGCGGCAAGATCGAGCAGTCCAGCCTGGAGAACCGCTTCGAAGGCGCGGTCAAGCTCGAGAACGCCAAGACGGTCACCAAGAAGGACGGCACCACCGTCATCATGAACCGCCACGGCCTCCTCAAGATCGTCGACGACAGCGGTCGCGAGAAGGAGATGTACAACCTCGTCTACGGCGCCTTCCTCAAGGTGAAGGACGGAGACAAGGTCGAGCGGGGCACGCTCCTGGCGGAGTGGGACCCTTACGCCATCCCGATCCTCACCGAGGTCCCCGGCGTCGTGAGCTACGGCGACATCGTCGACGGCGTCACGATGGAGGAGAAGCTCGACGAGGTGACCGGCCTGTCGCGTCGCGTGGTCATCGAGTCGCGTGACGCCGGGGCCCGCCCGCGGATCAGCATCCAGGACCCGAAGACGGGCGAGACCAAGAAGACGGGCGTGGGCGAGAACCTCGCGCGCTACTTCCTCCCGGTCGGCTCGAACATCATCCCGGCCGACGGCCAGGAGGTGGACGCGGGCGAGATCCTCGGGAAGATCCCGCGCGAGACCACGAAGACCAAGGACATCACCGGCGGTCTGCCGCGTGTCGCCGAGCTCTTCGAGGCCCGCAAGCCCAAGGACCACGCCATCGTCGCCGAGATCGACGGCACGGTCTCCTTCGGCAAGGACACCAAGGGCAAGCGCAAGGTCATCATCACGCCGGAGATCGGTGAGGCGCGCGAGTTCCTCATCGCCAAGGGCAAGCACCTCACGGTCAAGGAGGGCGACTACCTCCGCGCCGGCGAGGCGCTGATGGACGGCCCCGCGAACCCGCACGACATCCTGAAGATCAAGGGTGAGAAGGCGCTCGCGTTCTGGCTCGTGAACGAGATCCAGCAGGTCTACCGACTGCAGGGCGTCTCGATCAACGACAAGCACATCGAGACCATCGTCCGCATGATGCTCCGGCGCGTGCGGGTGAAGGACCCGGGCGACACGAACTTCCTCAGCGACGAGCAGGTCGAGAAGGCCATCTTCGAGCGGGAGAACGAGAAGGTGATCGGCAAGGGCGGTCAGCCCGCCATCGCGGAGCCGCTGCTCCTCGGGATCACCAAGGCGTCGCTCTCCACGGAGTCCTTCCTCAGCGGCTCGGCCTTCCAGGAGACGACCAAGGTCCTCACCGAGGCGTCGATCAACGGGAAGGTGGACGAGCTCCGCGGCCTCAAGGAGAACGTCATCATGGGTCGGCTCCTGCCGGCGGGCACCGGGCTCGGCGCCTACGACCGTCTCGAGATGGTGGTCGAAGACGCGGCGGAGGCGTCGTCGTCCTCCCGCGCGGCCGAGGCCATGGCGGCGGCCAGCGAAGAGTGA